Proteins from a single region of bacterium:
- a CDS encoding TRAM domain-containing protein translates to MGLWFIRVFFLILCVLTGFYSLPNQKILGVLIGFLGSIFVIGIEIMIGKIPWKKLILAVGGLIVGLLTAILLANFFLLIPFEDQKMENLIRFSLYFVFSYLGIMAGIKGFEELGFILPFFGGIKEGEKFLVVDTSILIDGRVYELMKSGFIDYTLIIPQFIIKELQGLADASSDIKRQRGRRGLEILNKLREDGEINVKVYNVDYPDIEAVDTKLVKLASELNAAILTNDFNLTKVAEVQNIKVLNFNTLTNLMRPRLMSGEEISLKIIKEGKEAGQGVGYLEDGTMVVVENASKYIGKVVDIVIDSAIQTPTGRIIFAKLK, encoded by the coding sequence ATGGGTTTATGGTTTATAAGAGTTTTTTTCTTAATTTTATGTGTTTTAACAGGTTTTTACAGTTTACCAAATCAGAAAATACTTGGTGTTTTAATAGGATTTTTGGGTTCTATCTTTGTAATAGGCATTGAAATAATGATAGGGAAAATTCCATGGAAAAAACTCATTCTTGCAGTTGGTGGTTTAATAGTGGGGCTTTTAACAGCAATTCTTCTTGCAAACTTCTTTCTTTTAATCCCTTTTGAAGACCAGAAAATGGAAAATTTAATAAGATTTTCCTTATATTTTGTTTTTTCATATCTTGGGATTATGGCAGGAATAAAAGGATTTGAAGAACTTGGTTTTATTTTACCTTTTTTTGGTGGAATAAAAGAAGGAGAAAAATTTTTAGTCGTTGATACAAGTATTTTGATTGATGGAAGGGTTTATGAACTTATGAAAAGCGGGTTTATTGATTATACACTTATAATTCCCCAGTTCATAATTAAAGAATTACAGGGACTTGCAGATGCTTCAAGTGATATTAAAAGACAGAGAGGAAGAAGAGGACTTGAGATTTTAAATAAATTAAGAGAAGATGGAGAAATAAATGTAAAAGTTTATAATGTTGATTATCCTGACATAGAAGCAGTGGATACAAAACTTGTAAAACTTGCTTCTGAACTTAATGCTGCAATTCTAACGAATGATTTTAATCTTACAAAAGTAGCAGAAGTCCAGAATATAAAAGTCCTTAATTTTAACACTCTGACAAATTTAATGAGACCAAGGTTGATGAGTGGAGAAGAAATTTCTTTAAAAATTATAAAAGAAGGGAAAGAAGCAGGTCAGGGAGTCGGATACCTTGAAGATGGAACTATGGTTGTGGTAGAAAATGCCTCAAAATATATTGGGAAAGTTGTTGATATAGTTATAGATAGTGCTATTCAGACACCAACAGGAAGGATTATTTTCGCAAAATTGAAATGA
- the ispD gene encoding 2-C-methyl-D-erythritol 4-phosphate cytidylyltransferase, translating into MIFTILVGAGKGKRLNYSIPKSMIEIGGKKLFLYSIEKFYKFSDKILLAVPHGYIKKCRDMTKNIFPDLIVVKGGKRRQDSVLNCLNYIDEKEGIVLIHDIARPFVSEELIKKVIEKTKRYGACIPVLKITDTVKEVEKKFVKRTLNREKLFAVQTPQGFRLGLIKRAYKRGEKLKGSDDSFFLEKIGYNKIYCEEGVRTNIKITYREDLFFAEFLLKKWEKE; encoded by the coding sequence ATGATTTTTACTATTCTGGTAGGTGCTGGTAAAGGAAAAAGATTAAATTATTCAATTCCGAAATCAATGATAGAAATTGGAGGTAAAAAATTATTTCTTTATTCTATTGAAAAATTTTATAAATTCTCGGATAAAATATTGCTTGCCGTACCGCATGGGTATATTAAAAAATGCAGAGATATGACAAAAAATATATTCCCTGATTTAATAGTCGTAAAGGGTGGCAAAAGAAGACAGGATAGCGTTTTAAATTGTTTAAATTATATTGATGAAAAAGAAGGTATAGTTTTAATTCATGATATTGCAAGACCATTTGTGAGTGAGGAATTGATAAAAAAAGTTATTGAAAAAACAAAAAGATATGGTGCATGTATTCCTGTTTTAAAAATAACGGATACTGTAAAAGAAGTAGAAAAAAAATTTGTTAAAAGGACTCTTAACAGAGAGAAACTTTTTGCTGTCCAGACACCGCAGGGGTTCAGATTAGGATTGATAAAAAGAGCATATAAAAGGGGTGAAAAATTAAAAGGAAGTGATGACTCTTTTTTTCTTGAGAAAATAGGGTATAATAAAATCTATTGTGAAGAAGGAGTAAGAACAAATATAAAAATAACTTATAGAGAAGATTTATTTTTTGCAGAATTTTTATTAAAAAAATGGGAAAAGGAATAA